GACCCGGCCGGCTTTGGCTCCCGTGTGGATGGCCTCGTGCCTCCGGAGGTTGTAGCCGTTCTTGAACTCCTTGGCGCACAGGGCACAGATGTAGGGCCCCTTGCTCTTTGTCTTCTTCTCCAAGGCAGATGCGACCGGGGCCACGGCGACCGTCGAGGTTGGGGCAACGACGGCGGTGGCCGCGGCTGCGGCGATGGTGGCGGCAGAGACAGGGGGCGCGGCCTCAGCGGCGGGCGCCGACACCGGCGGGGGCGGCGGAGGGGGCGCCGGGGGCTGCTTCAGAGCCGCTGTGTCCACAGTGGAGGCGgcggccggggccgggggcgcaGCAGcaacggcggcggcggcggcagcggcggcggccgcggctgcggcggcggcggacTCCTGGGCGGCGGCGAGAACCGGGAGCAAGTCCACCTGGAGGGGCTCGGCCGCCGGGGCCTGGGGCGTGGGTGGGGGCGCCGGCGCGGCCTGCGAAAACAAGGCGCCGTGTGGGCCACGGCCGCGGGTCGGCGCCCTCCCAGCCCGGCCCGCCACGGCCGGCCCCTACTCACCTGGAATGGACTCTGGGCGCAGCCCTGGGAGGCAAAGAAGCGGGACTGGAGCTCAGCCCCGACCTGCAGGGGGTTCTGGGCGTGACCCTGAGGTGGCGGGAAGGAGTTCATGAGGCCGCCCACCCCCCGGGAGTCCAGGCCCAGCACGGGGAAGGGGGGGGCCAGCAGCGTGCAAGGGAACACGGGGAACATGGCCTCGGCCACGGCGGGGCCCCCGGGGCTCAGCGGGGGCCGGGGGCGCGGGCCGCGCGGGGCCCGGGCTCGGGGCGCCGCCCCCGGCCGGCCGGGCTGGGCCGCGCCGAACGCATGGCCCGCGGGCCGCCCCGCCGCCCGCGCACCCCGGCcggcgggagggagggaaggagggcgcCTGGCGGGCCGCGGAGCGCGGCGGAGACGGCGGCGGCGACGCCCCCTGGGTGGGGGCGGGAGGCCCcgcggggccgggggccgggggcgggggcccgggcggcggcggcggcggcggcggttgGAGcctggcggggcggggtggggggagcgagGGAGCAGCCTCGGCCCCCGCCGCGCGCGCGCCCAGCCGGCGCCtcggggagggcgggggagggcgcgagggagggagggggacagcTGCGCGCGCACCGGGCGCGCGGAGGGGGGGTGGGACGGGAGggggtgtggggcgggggggtggggcgggggagggggttgTTACCTGGAAGATGAAGCTGCTCCAGTTGCCTGGATCCatggcggagggagggagggaggtggctcGCGCTCACCCtggggcgggaggaggaggaggaggcggcagtgggggagggggaacccGGGGAGGAGGTGCGCGGGGCGGgcgggagggggggaggaggaggaggaggagggtgggggggagcggAGCACACTGcgcgcggggagggagggagggcgggcggGGGGCGCGAGGACACACAAGAGGCTGGAGCGGGCGCGAGCGCGAGCGCGCGCGAGGCCAGCGGGAGGGGGGAGGTACGAGAGGGACTCTGGCGGGAGGAGGGACGGGGGAGCCACTCAGCAGCTGGAGTCGCCCTAAGCGCGAGACCCCTGAGACGGCCGCTGATTGGCTGACGATGGCGCAGGTGGTGGGCGCGCGGGAGACGGGGCGGCTTCTCTTTCCCCCCTGAAAGATTCCACCCCCCGCCTCCCTCCACCAGCGGCCGTTACTTCGCGCGCACGCGCACAAGCTCGCTGTCGTTGCCGAGCGGGAGAGTAGGGGAGCGCGCGCCTGGGGTACGGATGGGGCGGGGCTAAGCTCTAAGCGCGCGCCCGCCTAACGGTTGTCGTCCTCGGACTCTCGCGGTAGCTTTTTGTGTCCTCTGGGCCACcgtccctgccccctcccactccaGCGGTTTATTTACAATCCTGCGCTGCTTCGTGTTTTCCCAAAGATGGCGCCCAAAGAAGTTAACCCGCGAAGCTTGTGGCCCATCCCAAGAGCAATTATACCCCGGCCCCGCCCTCGCAGTCCCAAGAATCAGGCTGAAGCAACGGAGTGAAAACTGTATTTACAGGACAAGCAATTACACAaggatttaaaaagagaaaaaaaaaggcagagtgaGGAGGGGAGCCGGCAGTCAGGAGGGCCCGCAGCGCTGGCCCGCGGCAAGACCCAGGATGTTCGCCTGCAACACAGGAGGCAAAGGGAGAGCAGCGTTAGGGCCGGGCAGGGCACAggccagggggaggagggggcccgaGTCTCATGAGCTCACCTTCAGGAACGACTCCATCTGTTTCCCGGATATGCCCTCCACGCGTTCCAGGTCCTCCACCTGGCAGGACAGCAGCGATGGGGAAGGGGTCTAGGGAGTGCCAGGCTTCCCCCACCCAACTCCATTCCGGGGCTGTCCTCCCTGGGTCATTACCTGGCTGAAGGGCCCGTGGAGCTCTCTCCAGCCCACGATGAGCTGAGCCTTCTTTTGGCCAATGCGCTGCAGGCTGCGCAGATCCCGGGCTGACCCTTCATTCAGCAGATCTAATATTTTTTGGCGCCCATGGGCCAGTAGCTCCGGGCTGATCTGTAGCTCCCAGCAGTCCTCACCCCTCTCCTCCGGCTCTGAGGCATCCAGGGACTCCAGCTATGAGGCAGGAGGAGGTGAGTGACAGAAACAGCAGTAACAGCAGTAAACCACTCTGGACTCCTCTGCCAAGGATAGGAACCTAACAGCACCTacctccccgccctccccagccTCTTTCCCTCCTGTCCAGTGTCTGTCCCAAAACCCTTCCCTCTGCTCACTCTCTGGGTTGATTCTCATTTTATCCGACTTGTGAAAGAGTAgaatagtgttgctgtgaagatcaaatgagttaatgaatgtaAAACACACAGTGAGCTCTTAAATCTGGTCCCTcatttctaaaaggaaagaataagcTCTTTCACCCCTAGGAAAGCACATAGAAGGTACTCAACAAGTGACACATTCCCGATGTCATCTCAGTTTTTAGGTAGGTCTTTCAGTGTTGTTTCATTTCTTGACTATTTAGGCTGTTTGCCTAAATGGGCTCTGAAGTTTGTAGAGGGCAGGACCCAGGCTGCACAGTGTACCTAGTAAGTAGCTACTGACTGAGAGTAAGAGCCAGCACGAAGAAAGGAAAGTAACAGGTGATGGACACCCACCCcactaagtacattcatattaCTGCATTTCATCCTAAATGCCCTGTGAGACATCACTGCATTCAGAGGGTAAGCAACTTGGAAGAGCTGTAAATAGCTGATAAGTGTTCTGACAGGCCATGTAACTCTTTGGCCAGTACTCTTCCCACTAGAGCTCTCTACCCCTTACTTCTCCTGGGTTCTAGGTAAAGCCTAAGCCTTCGGCTACTCTCACCTTTCTCTTCCGGCCTTTCTTCTTCAAGATATGGATCTCGGCACTTGGGTATGCTG
The sequence above is drawn from the Balaenoptera musculus isolate JJ_BM4_2016_0621 chromosome 15, mBalMus1.pri.v3, whole genome shotgun sequence genome and encodes:
- the MAZ gene encoding myc-associated zinc finger protein isoform X5, whose protein sequence is MFPVFPCTLLAPPFPVLGLDSRGVGGLMNSFPPPQGHAQNPLQVGAELQSRFFASQGCAQSPFQAAPAPPPTPQAPAAEPLQVDLLPVLAAAQESAAAAAAAAAAAAAAAVAAAPPAPAAASTVDTAALKQPPAPPPPPPPVSAPAAEAAPPVSAATIAAAAATAVVAPTSTVAVAPVASALEKKTKSKGPYICALCAKEFKNGYNLRRHEAIHTGAKAGRVPSGAMKMPTMVPLSLLSVPQLSGAGGGGGEAGAGGGAAAVAAGGVVTTTASGKRIRKNHACEMCGKAFRDVYHLNRHKLSHSDEKPYQCPVCQQRFKRKDRMSYHVRSHDGAVHKPYNCSHCGKSFSRPDHLNSHVRQVHSTERPFKCEASSSHSHFLQIKDPQGSDSFNLLPPSPYSPKL